From one Gossypium hirsutum isolate 1008001.06 chromosome D08, Gossypium_hirsutum_v2.1, whole genome shotgun sequence genomic stretch:
- the LOC107915574 gene encoding GDSL esterase/lipase At5g37690: MAKQWLVFAMVLVLGTLVSVTTAASLATFIFGDSLAEVGNNNHLQYSLARSDYPWYGIDFTGRKATGRFTNGRTIGDILSEKLGTSSPPPYLSLSQNDDAILQGVNYASGGAGILKETGQYFIQRLTFDDQINYFKKTKERIGAKIGAQAANKLCNEATYFIGIGSNDYVNNFLQPFLPDGQQYTHDEFVELLTSTLEQQFSRLYQFGARKILFHGLGPLGCIPSQRVKSKTGQCLKRVNEWMMEFNSKVQQLINSLNKRLPNAQMMFADTYPAVLDLIENPTAYGFKVSNTSCCNVDTSIGGLCLPNSKLCSERKDYVFWDAFHPSDAANEVLAQKLLSSLSSSASAPSPSPSPSPSLPPKPE, from the exons ATGGCAAAGCAATGGCTGGTCTTTGCGATGGTTTTGGTATTAGGAACTTTAGTTTCAGTTACAACTGCCGCATCTTTGGCCACATTTATTTTTGGTGATTCACTGGCAGAAGTAGGGAACAACAACCATCTGCAGTATTCTTTAGCAAGGTCTGATTATCCCTGGTATGGGATTGATTTTACTGGCAGAAAAGCTACCGGTCGGTTCACGAATGGACGAACCATAGGCGATATTCTAT CTGAAAAGCTTGGGACTTCATCCCCACCACCTTACCTTTCTTTGTCACAAAATGATGATGCAATCCTTCAAGGGGTTAATTATGCTTCTGGTGGAGCTGGAATTCTCAAGGAAACAGGCcaatatttt ATTCAGAGATTGACATTTGATGATCAGataaattactttaaaaagaCCAAGGAAAGAATCGGGGCTAAAATAGGTGCACAGGCTGCAAACAAGCTTTGCAATGAGGCCACTTACTTCATTGGAATTG GCAGTAATGATTATGTCAACAATTTCTTGCAGCCCTTTCTACCTGATGGGCAACAGTACACACATGATGAATTTGTTGAACTCTTGACATCAACTTTGGAGCAACAGTTTTCG AGGCTTTACCAGTTCGGAGCACGAAAGATATTGTTCCATGGGCTAGGGCCATTGGGCTGCATTCCTTCTCAGAGAGTGAAATCGAAAACGGGGCAGTGCTTGAAAAGAGTGAATGAATGGATGATGGAGTTCAACTCCAAAGTGCAACAGCTgataaattcattaaacaaacGCCTCCCGAATGCGCAGATGATGTTTGCAGATACATATCCAGCCGTTCTTGATTTGATCGAAAACCCCACAGCATATG GTTTTAAGGTTTCAAACACGTCATGCTGCAATGTCGATACGAGCATTGGTGGTTTATGCTTGCCAAACTCCAAGTTATGCAGTGAACGCAAAGATTATGTATTTTGGGATGCTTTTCATCCATCAGATGCTGCAAATGAAGTGCTGGCTCAGAAGCTCCTCTCCTCTTTATCATCTTCTGCTTCTgctccttctccttctccttctccttctccgTCCCTTCCACCAAAGCCTGAATGA
- the LOC107918795 gene encoding putative transcription factor bHLH086 — protein sequence MNLYIYIGLVYGSCFSAYVCLRTISLNYSLALSLLPMALAKDPICSVQTSTLLEDGSDGFIFQAVNYQPEQPHSLINFKDSGYDNFIHGTNGSLLSFEQSEKGRQHTTCLRTSGYKHGHSMVDQWDPRAVEDFSCFETASNGDWLYYDEAVFADSSSIQDPGSPAADLKRPHVGGSNQALKKQCTNETKKGKTKSEPSKEPQSIAAKNRRERISERLKILQELVPNGSKVDLVTMLEKAISYVKFLQLQVKVLATDEFWPVQGGKAPDISQVRQAIDAILSSQKQRNSTSE from the exons ATGAATCTCTACATATATATAGGTCTCGTATATGGAAGTTGTTTTTCTGCATATGTATGCCTTCGAACTATCAGCTTGAACTATAGTCTAGCTCTATCCCTTCTTCCAATGGCACTTGCAAAGGATCCTATCTGCTCCGTTCAAACCTCAACCTTGTTGGAGGATGGTTCTGATGGTTTCATTTTCCAGGCTGTGAATTATCAACCTGAGCAACCTCATTCTTTGATAAACTTCAAGGACTCAGGGTATGATAACTTCATTCATGGCACTAATGGATCTTTGCTTAGCTTTGAACAAAGTGAGAAGGGTCGGCAGCACACTACTTGCTTGAGAACTAGTGGTTACAAACATGGTCACTCAATGGTGGACCAATGGGATCCTCGGGCTGTGGAAGATTTTAGCTGCTTTGAAACTGCTAGCAATGGAGATTGGCTATACTACGATGAAGCTGTGTTTGCTGATAGCAGCAGCATCCAGGATCCAGGCTCACCAGCAGCTGATCTCAAGCGTCCCCATGTG GGAGGGAGCAATCAAGCTTTGAAGAAACAATGCACTAATGAAactaaaaagggaaaaactaAGTCAGAACCATCAAAGGAACCCCAAAGTATTGCGGCCAAG AATCGACGTGAGAGGATTAGTGAAAGGTTGAAGATACTGCAAGAACTGGTACCCAATGGCTCCAAG GTTGATCTGGTTACAATGCTAGAGAAAGCAATTAGCTATGTCAAGTTTCTTCAGTTGCAAGTAAAGGTGTTGGCAACAGATGAATTTTGGCCTGTTCAAGGTGGGAAAGCTCCTGATATTTCTCAAGTAAGACAAGCCATTGATGCTATACTTTCATCCCAGAAACAAAGGAACTCCACTTCAGAATAG